A genomic window from Macaca mulatta isolate MMU2019108-1 chromosome 19, T2T-MMU8v2.0, whole genome shotgun sequence includes:
- the HAMP gene encoding hepcidin, which produces MALSSQIWATCLLLLLLLASLTSGSVFPQQTGQLAELQPQDRAGARASWTPMLQRRRRRDTHFPICIFCCGCCHRSKCGMCCRT; this is translated from the exons ATGGCACTGAGCTCCCAGATCTGGGCCActtgcctcctcctccttctcctcctcgcCAGCCTGACCAGTGGCTCCGTTTTCCCACAACAG ACGGGACAACTTGCAGAGCTGCAACCTCAGGACAGAGCTGGAGCCAGGGCCAGCTGGACG CCCATGCTCCAGAGGCGAAGGAGGCGAGACACCCACTTCCCCATCTGCATTTTCTGCTGCGGCTGCTGTCATCGATCAAAGTGTGGGATGTGCTGCAGGACGTAG